In a genomic window of Pseudomonas oryzihabitans:
- the yaaA gene encoding peroxide stress protein YaaA, with translation MLMVISPAKTLDYDTPPSTTRHTLPQYLDHSRELIDGLKHLTPADVAKLMGVSDKIAALNVARFGSWTPDFTPANAKQAILAFKGDVYTGLAADDFQADDFDFAQRHLRMLSGLYGLLRPLDLMQPYRLEMGTKFANPRGKDLYAFWGERISDWLNADLAAQGDDVLLNLASNEYFTAVRRSHLQARVVDVEFRDLKNGEYKIISFYAKKARGLMARHVIKQRITQVDDLRDFADQGYAYADDRSTADKLVFLRDAPHD, from the coding sequence ATGCTGATGGTGATTTCGCCCGCCAAGACGCTGGACTACGACACGCCACCCAGCACCACCCGCCACACACTGCCGCAATACCTGGATCACTCCCGCGAGCTGATCGACGGGCTCAAGCACCTAACACCAGCGGATGTCGCCAAGCTGATGGGCGTCTCCGACAAGATCGCCGCGCTCAACGTCGCCCGCTTCGGCAGCTGGACGCCAGATTTCACCCCGGCCAATGCCAAGCAGGCCATCCTGGCCTTCAAGGGCGACGTCTACACCGGACTCGCCGCGGACGATTTCCAGGCTGACGATTTCGACTTCGCCCAGCGCCACCTGCGCATGCTGTCGGGACTCTATGGGCTATTGCGCCCGCTGGACCTGATGCAACCCTATCGCCTGGAGATGGGCACCAAGTTCGCCAATCCGCGCGGCAAGGACCTCTATGCCTTCTGGGGCGAACGCATCAGCGACTGGCTCAATGCGGACCTGGCGGCCCAGGGCGATGACGTCCTGCTCAACCTGGCCTCGAACGAATACTTCACTGCCGTGCGCCGCTCCCACCTGCAGGCCCGGGTGGTCGACGTGGAATTCCGCGATCTCAAGAACGGCGAGTACAAGATCATCAGCTTCTACGCCAAGAAGGCGCGCGGCCTGATGGCCCGGCACGTGATCAAGCAGCGCATCACCCAGGTGGACGACCTGCGGGACTTTGCCGACCAAGGCTATGCCTATGCAGATGATCGCTCGACGGCCGATAAGCTGGTCTTCCTCCGCGACGCCCCTCATGACTAA
- a CDS encoding PhoH family protein → MDDHGRSRPTQPTLYVLDTNVLIHDPNALLNFEEHHVAIPMTVLEELDKLKTGKHNVAAECRQAIRLIDSVLAESSPEDVERGVPIPRGKGEAKGRLSILMGRRAGPMACLPDDINDNRIINQLVELRNLHPQERVVLVTKDINMRLKARGCGIAAEDYQTDQLLDDVSLLSQGYHNLPGSFWDNVSKVESRQELGRVWHRVQLSAELPPFNVNDFVLDEQGFVGWVKAVRDGEVILLDMHQEPLMHQEAWGLKPRDIYQALALFALLEPDIHLVNLTGAAGSGKTILALAAAIEQTMVTKRYRRIIATRSVQGLDEDIGFLPGTEAEKMEPWLGAITDNLEALHMDDHNPHGSVDYILSKVPLQFKSLNYIRGRSFQQSLILIDECQNLTPHQMKTIITRAGSGSKVICLGNLAQIDTPYLSATSSGLTYLSERFKGFNHGVHITLQGVPRSVLAEYAEAHL, encoded by the coding sequence ATGGATGATCACGGACGCTCCCGCCCCACCCAGCCCACTCTCTATGTGCTCGACACCAACGTACTGATCCACGACCCCAACGCGCTGCTCAATTTCGAGGAGCATCACGTCGCCATTCCCATGACGGTCCTGGAGGAACTCGACAAGCTCAAGACGGGCAAGCACAACGTCGCCGCCGAGTGTCGGCAGGCGATCCGACTGATCGACAGTGTCCTGGCCGAGTCCTCCCCCGAGGACGTCGAGCGGGGCGTACCCATTCCCCGCGGCAAGGGCGAGGCCAAGGGGCGCCTGTCCATCCTCATGGGCCGTCGTGCCGGGCCCATGGCCTGCCTGCCCGACGACATCAACGACAACCGCATCATCAACCAGCTCGTCGAATTGCGGAATCTGCATCCCCAGGAGCGGGTGGTGCTGGTCACCAAGGACATCAACATGCGCCTCAAGGCGCGTGGTTGCGGCATCGCCGCGGAGGACTACCAGACCGATCAGTTGCTCGATGACGTCTCCCTGCTGTCCCAGGGCTATCACAACCTGCCGGGGTCCTTCTGGGACAATGTGAGCAAGGTGGAAAGTCGTCAGGAGCTGGGCCGGGTCTGGCATCGGGTACAGCTATCGGCCGAGTTGCCGCCTTTCAACGTCAACGACTTCGTGCTCGACGAGCAGGGCTTCGTCGGTTGGGTCAAGGCGGTGCGCGATGGCGAGGTGATCCTGCTCGACATGCACCAGGAACCCTTGATGCACCAGGAAGCCTGGGGTCTCAAGCCGCGTGACATCTATCAGGCGCTGGCGCTGTTCGCCCTGCTGGAGCCGGACATCCACCTGGTCAATCTCACCGGCGCCGCCGGTTCGGGCAAGACCATCCTGGCGTTGGCGGCGGCCATCGAGCAGACCATGGTCACCAAGAGATACCGCCGGATCATCGCCACCCGCAGCGTCCAGGGGCTGGACGAGGACATCGGCTTCCTGCCCGGCACCGAGGCCGAGAAGATGGAGCCCTGGCTGGGCGCCATCACCGACAACCTCGAAGCCCTGCACATGGATGACCACAACCCCCACGGCAGCGTGGACTACATCCTGAGCAAGGTGCCGCTGCAGTTCAAATCCCTCAACTACATCCGCGGTCGTAGTTTCCAGCAGAGTCTGATCCTCATCGACGAATGCCAGAACCTCACCCCGCACCAGATGAAGACCATCATCACTCGCGCCGGCAGCGGCTCCAAGGTGATCTGCCTGGGTAATCTGGCGCAGATCGATACCCCCTACCTCTCGGCCACCAGCTCGGGCCTCACTTACCTTTCCGAACGCTTCAAGGGCTTCAACCACGGGGTGCACATCACCCTGCAGGGCGTACCCCGTTCCGTCCTCGCCGAATACGCCGAGGCTCATCTGTAA
- the moaC gene encoding cyclic pyranopterin monophosphate synthase MoaC, which translates to MLTHLDSQGRANMVDVTDKQVTFREATAEARVRLRPETLALIQSGGHPKGDVFAVARIAGIQAAKKTADLIPLCHPLMLTSVKVNLTAEAPDAVRITTTCKLSGQTGVEMEALTAASVAALTLYDMCKAVDRGMTIEAVRLLEKSGGKSGHFRAEEQPA; encoded by the coding sequence GTGCTGACCCATCTCGATTCCCAAGGCCGTGCCAACATGGTCGATGTCACCGACAAGCAAGTGACCTTCCGTGAAGCCACGGCCGAAGCCCGGGTGCGCCTGCGTCCGGAAACCCTCGCGCTGATCCAGAGCGGTGGCCATCCCAAGGGCGATGTCTTCGCCGTGGCACGCATCGCCGGCATCCAGGCGGCGAAGAAGACCGCCGATCTCATCCCGCTGTGCCATCCGCTGATGCTGACCAGCGTCAAGGTCAACCTGACCGCCGAGGCGCCCGACGCGGTGCGCATCACCACCACCTGCAAACTGTCCGGCCAGACCGGAGTGGAGATGGAGGCCCTGACCGCCGCCAGCGTGGCGGCACTCACGCTCTATGACATGTGCAAGGCGGTCGACCGCGGCATGACCATCGAAGCCGTACGCCTACTGGAAAAGAGCGGCGGCAAGAGCGGTCATTTCCGCGCCGAGGAGCAGCCGGCATGA
- a CDS encoding MoaD/ThiS family protein: MIRVQFFARYREVLGRAEEALPWAPDLATVGDLREHLVQRGGLWSEILGERGLMCARNEELCGLAEPLRDGDEVAFFPTVTGG, from the coding sequence ATGATCCGCGTGCAATTCTTCGCCCGCTATCGCGAGGTGCTGGGCCGCGCCGAAGAAGCTCTGCCTTGGGCGCCGGATCTCGCCACCGTCGGCGACCTGCGCGAACACCTGGTCCAACGCGGCGGTCTTTGGAGCGAAATCCTGGGTGAGCGCGGCCTGATGTGTGCACGCAACGAAGAGCTCTGCGGCCTCGCCGAGCCCTTGCGTGATGGCGACGAGGTCGCTTTCTTTCCCACCGTGACCGGAGGTTGA
- the moaE gene encoding molybdopterin synthase catalytic subunit MoaE yields the protein MAIRVQAAAFDPGQELNALHAANTGIGAVVGFVGYVRDFNDGRDVGGLFLEHFPGMTEKALARIAEEARQRWPLLGVDILHRIGRLEPGEPIVFVGTASAHRQAAFDACNFVMDYLKTRAPFWKKEDTSEGPRWVEGRASDQDAAGRWAKG from the coding sequence ATGGCCATCCGTGTTCAGGCGGCAGCCTTCGATCCCGGCCAGGAACTCAATGCCCTGCATGCCGCCAATACCGGCATCGGAGCGGTAGTGGGGTTCGTGGGCTACGTACGCGACTTCAACGACGGGCGCGATGTCGGTGGCCTGTTCCTCGAGCACTTTCCCGGCATGACCGAGAAGGCCCTGGCGCGTATCGCCGAGGAAGCCCGTCAGCGCTGGCCGCTGCTGGGCGTCGACATCCTGCATCGCATCGGTCGCCTGGAGCCGGGCGAGCCCATCGTCTTCGTCGGCACCGCCAGCGCCCATCGCCAGGCCGCCTTCGACGCCTGCAACTTCGTGATGGATTATCTCAAGACCCGTGCCCCCTTCTGGAAGAAGGAAGACACGTCCGAAGGCCCGCGCTGGGTGGAGGGACGGGCCAGCGACCAGGATGCCGCTGGGCGTTGGGCGAAGGGGTGA
- the rhlB gene encoding ATP-dependent RNA helicase RhlB has protein sequence MLKALKKFLGKDQDVAQPTVPSAPQVIPSAPSEAPSPTAVATPEPQVERSPRKPRQPNEARTQEPRAQADKPAKPRRERSPRKPKPVDTWKLEDFVVEPQEGKTRFHDFNLDPRLMHGIHDLGFPYCTPIQAQVLGFTLKGQDAIGRAQTGTGKTAAFLISTITQLLTTPPPKERYMGEPRALIIAPTRELVVQIANDALDLAKYTGLNVMSFVGGMDFDKQLKQLEARYCDILVATPGRLLDFNQRGEVHLDMVEVMVLDEADRMLDMGFIPQVRQIIRQTPPKSERQTLLFSATFTEDVMNLARQWTTNPAIVEIEPENVASDTVEQHVYAVSSSDKYRLLYNLVAQNNWERVMVFANRRDEVRRIEERLTKDGISAAQMSGDVPQHKRIKTLEGFRAGKIRVLVATDVAGRGIHVDGISHVINFTLPEDPDDYVHRIGRTGRAGASGTSISFAGEDDAFALPPIETLLGRKIACEMPPAELLKPVPRQR, from the coding sequence GTGCTCAAGGCACTCAAAAAATTTCTGGGCAAAGACCAGGACGTCGCTCAGCCGACCGTCCCCTCTGCGCCCCAGGTTATCCCCAGCGCTCCCTCCGAAGCCCCCTCGCCTACCGCCGTCGCCACGCCCGAGCCTCAGGTAGAGCGGTCGCCCCGCAAGCCCAGACAGCCGAACGAAGCCCGTACCCAGGAGCCGCGTGCCCAGGCGGACAAGCCTGCCAAGCCGCGCCGTGAGCGCAGTCCGCGCAAACCCAAGCCGGTCGATACCTGGAAGCTGGAAGACTTCGTGGTCGAGCCCCAGGAAGGCAAGACACGCTTCCACGACTTCAACCTGGATCCGCGCCTGATGCACGGCATCCATGATCTCGGCTTCCCCTATTGCACGCCGATCCAGGCGCAGGTGCTGGGTTTCACCCTCAAGGGCCAGGATGCCATAGGCCGCGCCCAGACCGGCACCGGCAAGACCGCGGCCTTCCTGATTTCCACCATCACCCAGTTGCTCACCACCCCGCCGCCCAAAGAGCGCTACATGGGCGAGCCGCGGGCGCTGATCATCGCGCCGACCCGCGAGCTGGTGGTGCAGATCGCCAACGACGCCCTGGACCTGGCCAAGTACACCGGGCTGAACGTCATGAGCTTCGTCGGCGGCATGGACTTCGACAAGCAGCTCAAGCAGCTCGAAGCCCGCTACTGCGACATCCTGGTGGCCACTCCCGGTCGTCTGCTGGACTTCAACCAGCGTGGCGAGGTCCACCTGGACATGGTCGAGGTCATGGTGCTGGACGAAGCCGACCGCATGCTGGACATGGGCTTCATCCCCCAGGTACGGCAGATCATCCGCCAGACCCCGCCCAAGAGCGAACGCCAGACCTTGCTGTTCTCCGCCACCTTCACCGAGGATGTGATGAACCTGGCGCGGCAATGGACCACCAACCCGGCCATCGTCGAGATCGAGCCGGAGAACGTTGCCAGCGACACCGTCGAGCAGCACGTCTACGCCGTCTCCTCCAGCGACAAGTACCGGCTGCTCTACAACCTGGTCGCCCAGAACAACTGGGAGCGGGTGATGGTGTTCGCCAACCGTCGCGACGAGGTGCGCCGCATCGAGGAACGCCTGACCAAGGACGGCATCAGCGCCGCCCAGATGTCCGGCGACGTGCCCCAGCACAAGCGCATCAAAACCTTGGAAGGCTTCCGCGCCGGCAAGATCCGCGTGCTGGTGGCCACCGATGTGGCCGGTCGCGGCATCCACGTCGACGGCATCAGCCACGTGATCAACTTCACCCTGCCGGAAGACCCGGACGACTACGTGCACCGCATCGGCCGTACCGGCCGCGCCGGGGCCAGTGGTACGTCTATCAGCTTCGCCGGTGAAGACGACGCCTTCGCCCTGCCGCCCATCGAAACCCTGCTGGGCCGCAAGATCGCCTGCGAGATGCCCCCGGCCGAGCTGCTCAAGCCGGTGCCTCGGCAGCGTTGA
- a CDS encoding GGDEF domain-containing protein yields the protein MAAPLSLWLAEVPVASLRDLRLFEGVEIHLLEALIARSTTRNLVAGECLLSPAQINQYMYLILEGRLRVHLGSPENPPIYLLGAGECSGEISFLDSERPSAHVIAEADTQVLCLHRDLVLDLIERSAKAMHNLLGILCERMRRGNQLIVDTERNANVDTLTGLFNRRRLEQLFERESTRCAFNRQPLSLLMLDVDHFKRYNDTHGHLAGDYALCLVANTLRDQLRPKDSMARYGGEEFVILLPEIDRDEAIAIAERLRQSLADIKDFYSPCGKLPGVTVSIGLAQMRKADSLDELVGRADKSLYEAKGAGRNRISG from the coding sequence ATGGCTGCCCCATTGTCGCTATGGTTGGCCGAAGTACCAGTTGCCTCCCTGAGAGATCTGCGCCTGTTCGAGGGCGTGGAAATCCATCTACTGGAGGCCCTGATCGCCCGCTCGACCACCCGTAATCTGGTGGCCGGCGAGTGCCTGCTCTCGCCCGCGCAGATCAATCAGTACATGTACCTGATTCTGGAGGGGCGCCTGCGCGTCCATCTGGGCTCTCCGGAAAATCCGCCCATCTATCTATTGGGTGCGGGGGAATGTTCCGGCGAAATCAGCTTTCTCGACAGCGAAAGACCCAGCGCCCACGTCATCGCCGAGGCCGATACCCAGGTCCTCTGCCTGCATCGCGACCTGGTCCTCGATTTGATCGAGCGCTCGGCCAAGGCCATGCACAACCTGCTCGGCATCCTGTGCGAGCGGATGCGGCGGGGTAACCAACTGATCGTCGACACCGAACGCAATGCCAACGTCGATACCCTGACCGGACTGTTCAATCGTCGCCGTCTCGAGCAACTGTTCGAACGCGAGAGCACCCGTTGCGCCTTCAATCGGCAGCCCCTGAGCCTGCTGATGCTCGATGTCGATCACTTCAAGCGCTACAACGACACCCATGGCCACCTGGCGGGCGACTATGCCCTTTGCCTGGTCGCCAACACCCTGAGGGACCAGTTGCGTCCCAAGGACAGCATGGCCCGCTATGGCGGCGAAGAATTCGTCATCCTGCTGCCGGAAATCGACCGTGACGAAGCCATAGCCATCGCGGAGCGTCTGCGCCAGAGCTTGGCAGACATCAAGGACTTCTATTCACCCTGCGGCAAGCTGCCGGGCGTGACCGTCTCCATCGGGCTGGCACAGATGCGCAAGGCCGATAGCCTGGACGAGTTGGTCGGACGGGCGGACAAGTCCCTGTACGAGGCCAAGGGCGCCGGGCGAAATCGGATCAGCGGCTGA
- a CDS encoding alpha/beta hydrolase, whose amino-acid sequence MENTPLVLESTSGTADSCVIWLHGLGASRHDFEPVAELLQRTLKRTRFVLPQAPTRPVTINGGWAMPSWYDILAMNPARAIDRAQLEESAATVHALIADQQALGIAAERIVLAGFSQGGAVVLHTAYNTPCATLGGVMALSTYAPSFADDHSNRGGATPALCLHGSQDDVVPPALGRAAYDMLVATGVEAVWHDYPMRHEVIPLEIQHIQAWLQDRFD is encoded by the coding sequence ATGGAAAACACGCCCCTTGTGCTGGAATCTACCAGCGGTACCGCCGATAGCTGCGTCATCTGGCTGCATGGACTGGGCGCCTCGCGCCACGACTTCGAGCCCGTCGCCGAACTGCTGCAACGGACGCTGAAACGCACCCGCTTCGTCTTGCCCCAGGCCCCTACCCGTCCGGTCACCATCAATGGCGGCTGGGCCATGCCGTCCTGGTACGACATCCTGGCGATGAATCCGGCCCGCGCCATCGATCGGGCCCAGCTTGAGGAATCGGCCGCTACGGTGCATGCGCTGATCGCTGACCAGCAGGCCCTGGGCATTGCCGCCGAACGTATCGTGCTGGCGGGCTTTTCCCAAGGTGGCGCCGTGGTGCTGCATACCGCCTACAACACCCCCTGCGCGACGCTCGGTGGCGTAATGGCGCTGTCGACCTATGCGCCCAGCTTCGCCGACGACCACAGCAACCGGGGCGGTGCTACCCCGGCCCTGTGCCTGCACGGCAGTCAAGACGATGTCGTACCACCGGCCCTTGGGCGTGCCGCCTACGACATGCTGGTCGCCACCGGCGTGGAAGCCGTCTGGCACGACTATCCCATGCGTCATGAGGTCATTCCGCTGGAAATCCAGCATATCCAGGCCTGGCTGCAAGACCGTTTCGACTAG
- a CDS encoding amino acid ABC transporter substrate-binding protein — translation MKMVKSTLAILTTAAALGLSGMAHAGATLDAVKKKGFVQCGVSDGLPGFSFTDSKGEYKGIDVDVCRAVAAAVFGDASKVRFTPLTAKERFTALQSGEIDVLSRNTTWTSSRDGGMGLMFTGVTYYDGQGFLVNKKLGVTSAKQLDGATVCIQAGTTTELNLADYFRSNGMKFTPITYSTSDESAKSMEAGRCDVLTSDQSQLYAQRIKLAKPDDYVVLPEVISKEPLAPAVRRGDDDWFTIVKWSLFAMVSAEELGLTSANVEAQAKDSKNPDVRRLLGTDGEFGKDLKLPNEWALNIVKQVGNYGEVFERNVGMGSDLKIKRGLNALWNAGGLQYSPPVR, via the coding sequence ATGAAGATGGTGAAGTCTACCCTGGCAATTCTGACCACCGCCGCTGCTCTGGGCCTGTCCGGCATGGCTCACGCGGGCGCTACTCTGGATGCGGTGAAGAAGAAAGGTTTCGTGCAATGCGGCGTCAGCGATGGTCTGCCGGGCTTCTCCTTCACCGACTCCAAGGGTGAATACAAGGGTATCGACGTCGACGTCTGCCGCGCCGTCGCTGCAGCGGTGTTCGGCGACGCCAGCAAGGTTCGCTTCACGCCCCTGACCGCCAAGGAGCGCTTCACCGCGCTGCAATCCGGCGAAATCGATGTGCTGTCGCGCAACACCACCTGGACCAGCTCCCGTGATGGCGGCATGGGCCTGATGTTCACCGGCGTCACCTACTACGACGGCCAAGGCTTCCTGGTGAACAAGAAGCTGGGCGTGACCAGTGCCAAGCAACTGGACGGCGCCACCGTGTGCATCCAGGCCGGTACCACTACCGAGCTCAACCTGGCCGACTACTTCCGTTCCAACGGCATGAAGTTCACCCCCATCACCTACAGCACCTCCGACGAGAGCGCCAAGTCCATGGAAGCCGGCCGTTGCGACGTGCTGACCTCCGACCAGTCGCAGCTCTATGCTCAGCGCATCAAGCTGGCCAAGCCCGACGACTACGTGGTACTGCCCGAAGTCATTTCCAAGGAACCCCTGGCTCCGGCCGTGCGCCGCGGCGACGACGACTGGTTCACCATCGTCAAGTGGTCCCTGTTCGCCATGGTCAGCGCCGAAGAGCTGGGCCTGACGTCGGCCAACGTCGAAGCCCAGGCCAAGGACTCCAAGAACCCTGACGTCCGTCGTCTGCTGGGTACCGATGGCGAGTTCGGCAAGGACCTGAAGCTGCCGAACGAGTGGGCGCTCAACATCGTCAAGCAGGTCGGCAACTACGGCGAAGTCTTCGAACGTAACGTCGGCATGGGCTCCGATCTGAAGATCAAGCGTGGTCTGAACGCCCTGTGGAACGCAGGCGGCCTGCAGTACTCCCCGCCGGTCCGTTGA
- a CDS encoding amino acid ABC transporter permease yields MQNVSKTSPPVRGSLLTDPQARSWLFQIVAVVAVVAFGWFLFNNTQTNLAHRGITSGFGFLNNSAGFGIPQHLIPYTEGDTYGRVFLVGLLNTLLVSVIGIVLATIIGFAVGVARLSNNWLLRKVATVYIEIFRNIPPLLLIFFVYFAVLAPLPGPRQSLSLGEAFFVNNRGLYMPAPIADVGFVPGLIALLIAIVASVIVVRWARKRRHATGERFPVLWTVLALLIALPLLAALAFGKPLHWELPELQGFNLRGGWVIIPELVSLAVALSVYTAAFIGETVRGGIQAVSHGQTEAASSLGLRPGLTLRLVIIPQAMRVIIPPLTNQYLNLMKNSSLGAAVGYPEMVALFAGTTLNQTGQAIETMAITMSVYLAISISISLLMNWYNKRIALIER; encoded by the coding sequence ATGCAAAACGTTAGTAAAACCTCGCCACCGGTCCGCGGTTCGCTGCTCACCGACCCGCAGGCGCGCTCCTGGCTGTTCCAGATCGTCGCCGTGGTCGCCGTGGTGGCCTTCGGCTGGTTCCTGTTCAACAACACCCAGACCAACCTGGCCCACCGGGGGATCACCTCTGGCTTCGGCTTCCTCAACAATTCCGCGGGCTTTGGCATCCCCCAGCACCTGATCCCCTATACCGAGGGTGACACCTACGGTCGGGTATTCCTGGTCGGCCTGCTCAATACCCTGCTGGTCTCGGTGATCGGTATCGTCCTGGCGACCATCATCGGCTTCGCGGTGGGCGTGGCACGGCTGTCGAACAACTGGCTGCTGCGCAAGGTCGCCACGGTCTACATCGAGATCTTCCGCAACATTCCACCCCTGCTGTTGATCTTCTTCGTCTACTTCGCCGTGCTGGCGCCCCTGCCGGGACCGCGCCAGAGCCTGAGCCTGGGCGAAGCCTTCTTCGTCAACAATCGCGGCCTGTACATGCCAGCGCCCATTGCCGACGTCGGCTTCGTGCCGGGGCTGATCGCCTTGCTGATCGCCATCGTCGCCAGCGTTATCGTGGTGCGCTGGGCTCGCAAGCGGCGGCACGCCACCGGTGAACGCTTCCCGGTGCTGTGGACGGTACTGGCGCTGCTGATCGCTCTGCCGCTGCTGGCCGCTCTGGCATTCGGCAAGCCGCTGCACTGGGAGTTGCCGGAACTGCAGGGCTTCAACCTGCGCGGTGGCTGGGTGATCATCCCGGAACTGGTATCCCTCGCCGTGGCCCTGTCGGTCTACACCGCGGCCTTCATCGGCGAAACGGTGCGCGGCGGTATCCAGGCGGTCAGCCATGGCCAGACCGAGGCGGCCAGTTCCCTGGGTCTGCGCCCAGGCCTGACCCTGCGGCTGGTGATCATTCCCCAGGCCATGCGGGTGATCATTCCGCCGCTGACCAACCAGTACCTGAACCTGATGAAGAACTCCTCGCTCGGCGCTGCGGTGGGTTATCCGGAGATGGTGGCGCTGTTCGCCGGTACCACCTTGAACCAGACCGGCCAGGCCATCGAGACCATGGCCATCACCATGAGCGTCTACCTGGCCATCAGCATCAGCATCAGCCTGTTGATGAACTGGTACAACAAGCGCATCGCGCTGATCGAGCGTTAA
- a CDS encoding amino acid ABC transporter permease, which produces MSNQTHTFKPDLPPPPSSVGVWAWIRGNLFSSVGNTILTLVGLYIVWLIVPPVVNWAFLHATWSGTTRADCAPGGACWVFIKERFGQFMYGFYPDDQRWRVDLTVVLAVVGAIPLFLDSFKHKARYGLTLLVVYPLVAFWLLYGGLGLRVVPTSEWGGLMLTVVIAAVGIVGALPLGILLALGRRSKLPAIKVICVTMIEFWRGIPLITVLFLSSVMLPLFLPDGMNLDKLLRAIVMVIIFEAAYIAEVVRGGMQAIPKGQYEAAAAMGLGYWRTMGLVILPQALKLVIPGIVNTFIALFKDSSLVIIIGLFDLLNSIKRATSDPAWLGMSTEGYVFAALVYWIFCFAMSSYSARLERKLNTGHKR; this is translated from the coding sequence ATGAGTAACCAGACCCATACCTTCAAACCGGACCTGCCGCCGCCGCCTTCCAGCGTCGGCGTCTGGGCCTGGATCCGCGGCAACCTGTTTTCCAGCGTCGGCAATACCATTCTGACGCTGGTCGGCCTCTACATCGTCTGGCTGATCGTACCGCCGGTGGTGAACTGGGCTTTCCTGCATGCCACCTGGAGTGGCACGACCCGGGCCGACTGCGCGCCGGGCGGTGCCTGCTGGGTGTTCATCAAGGAACGCTTCGGCCAGTTCATGTATGGCTTCTATCCGGATGACCAGCGCTGGCGGGTCGATCTGACCGTGGTGCTGGCCGTGGTGGGCGCCATTCCGCTGTTCCTCGACAGCTTCAAGCACAAGGCCCGCTACGGGCTCACCCTGCTGGTGGTCTATCCGCTGGTGGCCTTCTGGCTGCTGTACGGCGGCCTGGGCCTGCGGGTGGTGCCCACCAGCGAGTGGGGTGGCCTGATGCTGACGGTGGTCATCGCCGCGGTCGGTATCGTCGGCGCCTTGCCGCTGGGCATCCTGCTGGCCCTGGGGCGGCGCTCCAAGCTGCCGGCGATCAAGGTCATCTGCGTGACCATGATCGAATTCTGGCGCGGCATCCCGCTGATCACGGTGCTGTTCCTGTCCTCGGTGATGCTGCCGCTGTTCCTGCCCGATGGCATGAACCTCGACAAGCTGCTGCGCGCCATCGTCATGGTCATCATCTTCGAAGCGGCCTACATCGCCGAGGTGGTCCGTGGCGGTATGCAGGCCATTCCCAAGGGCCAGTACGAAGCCGCCGCCGCCATGGGGCTGGGCTACTGGCGCACCATGGGCCTGGTGATCCTGCCCCAGGCGCTGAAGCTGGTCATCCCCGGCATCGTCAACACCTTCATCGCGCTGTTCAAGGATTCGAGCCTGGTGATCATCATCGGCCTGTTCGACCTGCTCAACAGCATCAAGCGCGCCACGTCCGACCCGGCCTGGCTGGGTATGTCCACGGAAGGCTACGTGTTCGCCGCGCTGGTCTACTGGATTTTCTGTTTCGCCATGTCCAGCTACTCCGCCCGTCTGGAGCGCAAGCTGAACACCGGCCACAAGCGTTAG
- a CDS encoding amino acid ABC transporter ATP-binding protein — protein MNVSNKQPVDSSKVMIQLKDVNKWYGQFHVLKDINLTVTQGERIVLCGPSGSGKSTTIRCINRLEEHQKGQIIVDGTELTNDLKQIETIRSEVGMVFQHFNLFPHLTVLQNCTLAPMWVRKMPKKQAEEIAMHYLQRVRIPEQANKFPGQLSGGQQQRVAIARALCMQPRIMLFDEPTSALDPEMVKEVLDTMIGLAQDGMTMLCVTHEMGFARTVANRVIFMDKGEIVEQAAPDQFFDNPQNERTRLFLGQILH, from the coding sequence ATGAACGTAAGCAACAAGCAGCCGGTCGACAGCAGCAAGGTCATGATCCAGCTCAAGGACGTGAACAAGTGGTACGGCCAGTTCCACGTGCTCAAGGACATCAACCTGACCGTGACCCAGGGCGAGCGCATCGTGCTGTGCGGGCCGTCCGGCTCGGGCAAGTCCACCACCATCCGCTGCATCAACCGCCTGGAAGAACACCAGAAGGGGCAGATCATCGTCGACGGCACCGAGCTGACCAACGATCTCAAGCAGATCGAGACCATTCGCAGCGAAGTCGGCATGGTGTTCCAGCACTTCAACCTCTTCCCGCACCTCACCGTGCTGCAGAACTGCACCCTGGCACCCATGTGGGTACGCAAGATGCCGAAGAAGCAGGCCGAAGAGATCGCCATGCACTATCTGCAGCGGGTGCGCATTCCCGAGCAGGCCAACAAGTTTCCGGGGCAACTCTCCGGCGGCCAGCAGCAGCGCGTGGCCATCGCCCGGGCGCTGTGCATGCAGCCGCGCATCATGCTGTTCGATGAGCCGACCTCGGCGCTCGACCCGGAAATGGTGAAGGAGGTGCTGGATACCATGATCGGCCTGGCCCAGGACGGCATGACCATGCTCTGCGTGACCCACGAGATGGGCTTCGCCCGCACCGTGGCCAACCGGGTGATCTTCATGGACAAGGGCGAGATCGTCGAACAGGCCGCCCCGGACCAGTTCTTCGACAATCCGCAGAACGAGCGGACGCGGCTATTCCTCGGCCAGATCCTGCACTAA